A region from the Nonlabens sp. YIK11 genome encodes:
- a CDS encoding site-specific integrase, whose amino-acid sequence MAYKMEWLAKDPFVKFKPTYVRNEREYLSELELQGIIEKQFGMERLNLVKDLFIFACYTGLSYIDLIQLKMDNISLGIDGNYWIVTNRQKTNNRVKIPLLDIPQQLIDKYRDHPKSVSHGTLFPKMSNQKLNSYLKEIADLCGITKNLTFHIARHTFATTVTLSNGVPIETVSKLLGHTKLSTTQIYARVIERKVCEDMIKLKLVLAEKSIKDGKMGIWIMDNMIEKKVNL is encoded by the coding sequence ATGGCTTACAAAATGGAATGGCTGGCCAAAGACCCATTTGTAAAATTCAAACCTACCTATGTCCGCAATGAGCGTGAGTATCTATCAGAACTTGAGCTCCAGGGTATTATTGAAAAGCAGTTCGGTATGGAGCGATTAAATTTGGTCAAAGATCTATTCATTTTCGCTTGCTATACTGGCTTGTCCTATATTGACTTGATACAGCTAAAAATGGATAATATTAGTTTGGGTATTGATGGGAATTATTGGATCGTGACTAACCGCCAGAAAACGAATAACCGTGTGAAAATTCCTTTGTTGGACATTCCTCAGCAGCTAATTGATAAATATCGCGATCATCCCAAGTCTGTAAGCCATGGAACATTGTTTCCTAAGATGTCCAATCAGAAACTGAATTCTTATTTGAAAGAAATCGCAGATCTATGTGGGATCACTAAAAATTTAACATTCCACATTGCAAGGCACACATTTGCGACCACGGTAACCTTATCCAACGGTGTTCCTATTGAAACCGTTTCTAAACTTCTAGGCCACACAAAACTATCCACAACACAAATCTATGCTAGAGTCATAGAACGTAAAGTCTGCGAGGATATGATTAAGTTAAAGTTGGTATTGGCTGAAAAATCGATTAAAGACGGTAAAATGGGTATATGGATCATGGATAATATGATTGAAAAAAAAGTAAATCTCTGA
- a CDS encoding S41 family peptidase gives MKLFKSLFIIIASIGILSSCAEDNDDQFASDRIVKNFIYRGMNTFYLYKSNVDVLDNDRFATTAELENYHSQFDSPESFFESLIFDRERTDRFSIIVSDYVALEQALSGNTLNNGMEFGLVRYRDNQSQVFGYVRYVLPNSDADNKGVERGQIFNAIDGIQLNDTNFRTLIAQNTYTIGLADFNGGNPVANGDEITLSKSQLQEDPILVSKVITQGNAKIGYLLYNSFLRQYDDDLNAVFADFKAQGVTNLVLDLRYNSGGSVNTAITLGSLITNNPTTDVYSREQWNPEVQEFLQNNNPDQLTNFFRNTTFDGDNLNRLGLNKVHIITTSSSASASELVINALDPYINVVQVGDDTAGKFQASITLYDSEDFGRSGANTSHRYAMQPLVLKSLNSIGNTDYFDGLAPDIALREDFGNLGILGDPNEPLLRACLNDISINGSIWRPTDISPSVYNIEFMDSNDFKPLGNEMWKEDTTLPIK, from the coding sequence ATGAAACTTTTCAAATCCCTATTTATCATTATCGCCAGCATAGGAATCCTATCCAGTTGTGCAGAAGATAATGATGATCAATTTGCCAGCGATAGAATAGTAAAGAACTTTATCTATCGAGGTATGAATACCTTCTACCTCTATAAATCTAACGTGGATGTATTAGATAATGACCGTTTTGCAACAACAGCAGAATTGGAAAATTATCATTCCCAATTTGATTCACCAGAATCCTTTTTTGAATCATTAATCTTTGACCGCGAGCGCACAGACCGTTTTAGCATCATAGTGAGTGATTACGTTGCCTTAGAACAGGCACTTTCAGGAAACACTTTGAACAATGGTATGGAATTCGGTTTAGTTAGATATCGAGATAATCAAAGTCAAGTTTTTGGTTATGTACGTTATGTGTTGCCCAATTCTGATGCTGATAACAAAGGTGTCGAGCGTGGTCAGATCTTTAATGCAATTGATGGCATTCAATTGAACGACACTAATTTCAGAACATTGATAGCTCAAAACACCTATACCATAGGCCTAGCTGACTTCAATGGAGGTAATCCTGTTGCCAATGGAGACGAAATAACACTTTCAAAATCACAGCTACAGGAAGACCCAATTCTAGTGAGTAAAGTCATCACTCAAGGTAATGCCAAAATAGGCTACCTACTTTACAACAGTTTCTTGAGGCAATATGACGATGACCTTAATGCTGTATTTGCAGATTTTAAAGCACAAGGTGTTACCAATCTTGTTCTGGATCTAAGATACAATAGCGGTGGTAGTGTCAATACCGCTATCACACTGGGAAGTCTCATCACTAACAATCCTACCACTGATGTATATTCCAGAGAACAGTGGAATCCTGAAGTACAGGAGTTTCTCCAAAACAACAATCCAGATCAATTGACCAATTTCTTTAGAAACACCACTTTTGATGGTGACAATCTCAATCGATTAGGTCTTAATAAGGTGCACATCATTACTACTTCAAGTAGCGCCAGTGCTAGCGAATTGGTAATCAACGCCTTAGATCCTTATATCAATGTGGTTCAAGTAGGTGATGATACGGCAGGTAAGTTTCAGGCAAGCATTACTTTGTACGACAGCGAGGATTTTGGACGTTCTGGAGCAAATACTTCACATCGTTATGCAATGCAGCCGTTAGTATTAAAAAGTCTTAACAGCATAGGCAACACAGATTACTTTGACGGTCTTGCTCCAGATATTGCCTTACGAGAGGATTTCGGTAACCTTGGCATTTTAGGTGATCCTAATGAGCCTTTGTTAAGAGCGTGCCTCAACGATATATCCATCAACGGTAGCATCTGGAGACCAACTGATATTTCACCAAGTGTTTATAATATTGAATTTATGGACAGTAATGATTTCAAGCCACTGGGTAATGAAATGTGGAAGGAAGATACCACGCTGCCTATAAAGTAA
- a CDS encoding Arm DNA-binding domain-containing protein, whose protein sequence is MKSRLAFSLLFWRETSRAKNGMAPIIARITVNRKRSNISLQRKVEIARWSKAKSRATGSSQHSTKINRFLDQFQMDIYAAFDQLVKEKAHICPQSIKARYLGQDSQEHTLLDLVEYHNGKNDRIPYTRNFKKLLYYS, encoded by the coding sequence ATGAAATCACGGTTAGCCTTTAGTCTGCTGTTTTGGCGGGAAACCTCCAGAGCTAAAAATGGAATGGCTCCAATTATCGCACGCATTACTGTAAATCGAAAGCGATCAAACATCAGTTTGCAAAGAAAAGTAGAGATTGCTCGGTGGAGCAAAGCCAAATCCAGAGCCACTGGAAGTAGTCAACATTCTACAAAGATCAACCGATTCTTAGATCAGTTTCAAATGGATATCTATGCGGCTTTTGATCAGCTCGTAAAAGAAAAGGCTCATATATGCCCACAATCCATTAAGGCTCGGTATTTAGGTCAAGACAGCCAAGAACATACGTTATTGGATCTAGTCGAGTATCACAATGGAAAAAATGACCGAATCCCTTACACACGGAACTTTAAAAAATTACTATACTACTCATAG
- the ychF gene encoding redox-regulated ATPase YchF, whose protein sequence is MKAGIVGLPNVGKSTLFNCLSNAKAQSANFPFCTIEPNVGVVNVPDPRLEKLESLVNPERVVPATVEIVDIAGLVKGASKGEGLGNQFLGNIRETDAIIHVLRCFDNENIVHVDNSVNPIRDKETIDIELQLKDLETVDKKLEKVKKAARTGNKDAIREDEVLSSIKTALESGKSVRTVQIDEKLRAEFVKPLQFITDKPVLYLCNVNDDAAVSGNEYVEKVRELVKDENAEVLVLAVGTEADITELEDYEERKEFLSDMGLDEPGSAKLIRSAYKLLNQETYFTAGVKEVRAWTINAGSTAPQAAGVIHTDFEKGFIRAEVIKYDTYVEYGSEQKVKEAGKLKVEGKEYIVQDGDIMHFLFNV, encoded by the coding sequence ATGAAAGCAGGAATCGTAGGTCTTCCTAATGTAGGTAAGTCCACCTTGTTTAATTGTTTGTCTAATGCAAAGGCGCAAAGCGCCAACTTTCCATTTTGTACCATTGAACCTAATGTAGGTGTGGTAAATGTACCAGATCCACGATTAGAGAAGTTGGAGTCTCTTGTAAATCCAGAAAGAGTAGTACCAGCAACTGTAGAAATCGTTGACATCGCAGGACTTGTTAAAGGAGCCAGTAAAGGAGAAGGGTTAGGGAATCAGTTTTTGGGGAACATACGAGAGACAGATGCCATCATTCATGTCTTACGTTGTTTTGACAATGAAAATATAGTTCACGTCGACAACAGTGTAAATCCTATCAGGGATAAAGAAACAATCGACATAGAACTCCAATTGAAAGACTTAGAAACAGTTGACAAGAAACTGGAAAAGGTCAAAAAGGCAGCACGTACGGGTAATAAAGATGCTATTCGTGAAGATGAGGTTTTGTCCTCAATTAAAACAGCACTTGAGTCTGGAAAATCAGTTCGGACTGTTCAAATAGATGAAAAACTCAGAGCAGAATTTGTCAAGCCTTTACAGTTCATCACGGACAAGCCTGTCTTGTATTTATGCAATGTGAACGACGACGCAGCGGTTAGTGGTAATGAATATGTAGAAAAAGTAAGGGAACTTGTCAAGGATGAAAACGCTGAAGTTCTTGTACTTGCCGTGGGAACTGAAGCAGATATTACAGAGTTAGAGGATTATGAAGAGCGCAAGGAATTTCTATCTGACATGGGGTTAGATGAGCCTGGTAGTGCAAAATTGATACGTTCTGCCTATAAGTTACTTAATCAAGAAACCTATTTCACTGCAGGAGTTAAAGAAGTGAGAGCATGGACCATCAATGCCGGTTCAACTGCACCTCAAGCTGCAGGCGTTATACACACCGACTTTGAGAAAGGCTTCATACGCGCTGAGGTGATCAAATACGACACTTATGTGGAATATGGATCAGAGCAAAAAGTCAAGGAAGCTGGAAAACTTAAAGTAGAAGGAAAAGAATACATTGTGCAAGATGGTGACATCATGCATTTCTTGTTCAATGTATAA
- a CDS encoding flavin monoamine oxidase family protein, with product MHSKVSIIGGGLTGLTLAYLLNKAGIDYHVLEARPRLGGRIFTKMSGNHIPVDLGAAWFWDYNPQLKGLLKELELPTFPQAMGNKVWYQPRPNQAFQQIEIPAQQQTSYRIHGGTTNLILSLASQINPDKIKLDSQVINIAYRYSKYTIQTTNGFYDADMVINTLPPALACELTYDPELPDDYLEIARNTHTWMQGSIKFGLGFKTAFWKELNIPVTTFSSFSAASEVYDYSNHTGDRFAIMGFLNPQVSAMDKVTRKDQVLEQLSSFLGKPVMDHVSYEECAWNEEPFTATAGTMNLPPHQHNGHPILRSSFNNNSLIMAGSETSAVLPGYMEGAINSAYKTFDRIKELI from the coding sequence ATGCATTCAAAAGTATCTATAATCGGTGGTGGTCTTACAGGCTTGACACTGGCTTATCTCCTCAATAAAGCTGGAATTGATTACCACGTTCTGGAGGCAAGACCACGATTAGGTGGCCGTATTTTTACAAAAATGTCTGGTAACCACATACCGGTAGATCTAGGCGCCGCATGGTTTTGGGATTACAACCCGCAATTGAAAGGGCTTTTGAAAGAACTTGAACTTCCCACATTCCCTCAAGCAATGGGTAATAAAGTGTGGTATCAGCCCAGACCTAACCAGGCTTTTCAACAAATTGAAATTCCAGCTCAGCAACAGACCAGTTATCGAATTCATGGTGGCACTACCAATTTGATTCTTTCGCTAGCATCCCAAATAAACCCGGATAAAATCAAATTAGATTCTCAAGTAATCAACATCGCCTATCGCTATTCCAAATACACCATCCAGACCACTAACGGGTTTTATGACGCAGACATGGTCATCAACACATTGCCGCCAGCACTGGCTTGCGAGTTGACCTATGATCCAGAACTTCCCGATGACTATCTAGAAATAGCCAGAAATACACATACCTGGATGCAAGGCAGCATCAAGTTTGGTTTGGGTTTTAAAACCGCTTTTTGGAAAGAACTCAACATTCCTGTAACTACGTTTAGCAGCTTTTCAGCGGCAAGCGAGGTATATGATTATTCAAATCATACCGGCGACCGCTTTGCCATCATGGGATTCTTAAATCCGCAAGTGAGCGCCATGGATAAAGTGACACGCAAGGATCAAGTATTGGAGCAGTTAAGTTCCTTTTTAGGGAAACCTGTCATGGATCACGTTTCCTATGAGGAATGTGCCTGGAATGAAGAGCCCTTTACCGCTACTGCAGGGACCATGAATCTGCCACCGCACCAGCATAACGGGCACCCTATTTTAAGGTCCAGTTTTAACAACAATAGCTTGATCATGGCTGGTTCTGAAACCAGTGCTGTGCTTCCGGGTTATATGGAAGGTGCTATAAATTCTGCTTACAAAACCTTTGATCGTATAAAGGAACTGATTTGA
- a CDS encoding WD40/YVTN/BNR-like repeat-containing protein, translating to MKNYTFLLLLLVPLLGVSQKLDLDLVKNLKPRNIGPGGMSGRVTAIDVVESNPDIIYTGTASGGLWKSESGGIAWEPIFDDQVTASIGAVAIQQSNPSIIWAGTGEGNPRNSLNGGYGIFKSLDAGKSWQSMGLEKTRHIHRVVIDPTNPDVVYAAAIGSPWGEHPERGVFKTTDGGKTWNKILYTNDKSGAADLVMDPSNPNKLIAAMWEHKRDPWFFKSGGEGSGLYITHDGGANWKKMTDKEGLPGGELGRIGVAIARSNPNIIYALVEAKKNALYKSEDGGFNWKKINDKSDIGNRPFYYSEIYVDPINENRVYSVFTYVNVSEDGGKNFEQLMPAYGANNGVHPDHHAWYIHPQDGSFMIDGNDGGLNITRDRGKSWRFIGNLPVAQFYHINVDMDIPYNVYGGMQDNGSWRGPAYTWRDQGIRNSYWQEISFGDGFDVVPDPDNSRFGYSMSQQGSVQRFDWQTGNNYSVKPTHPDPDVELRFNWNSAINIDPFDSSTLYFGSQFVHKSTDKGLTWTVISPDLTTNDPEKQKQGESGGLTMDATGAENHTTLLVIEPSAAERNVIYTGSDDGRVHVTKDGGGSWTDISKGLKGLPEGSWIAQIKASATKKGHALLVANDYRRFNYEPYAYRTTDYGKSWKRIVDADDVESYTLSIIEAPDQNNLMFLGTDDGLYISIDAGENWVKYTNGFPTVSVKDLVIHPREQDLVIGTFGRAAWVLDDIRPLKDIASAKAKYDQPIKLFEPPIAYQARYQQPTGSRFGGDAIYQGENRGSSGSFKYYFDKELSKQVDSTARDTIRLKIYDGDRLIRTLESKAPKETGIYQWSWRLREKGGNYPSRNINKSKRENAGVDVLPGTYKAVMEYGDVTSETMITVEDDPRVDELTAADRKAKYDAMKKLEALTQEVYEITQKLAENKKTATSFNAMLKEKDKKAYEEQIKTTDSIIKAIENEQAKYFGTIDKRQGITRNPEVTVTQRIGSARGYIDSRQGPQTKTESQLFEQAQQAANKAMTETQQWLDQTWEPYKNEMKNVQINLWE from the coding sequence ATGAAGAATTATACCTTTTTACTACTTCTATTAGTGCCTTTACTGGGCGTTTCACAAAAGCTGGATCTAGATCTGGTTAAAAATCTCAAACCTAGAAATATAGGTCCTGGCGGCATGTCGGGACGCGTGACTGCCATCGATGTGGTAGAAAGTAATCCAGATATCATATATACAGGTACTGCCAGTGGTGGTTTATGGAAATCTGAAAGTGGCGGCATCGCCTGGGAACCCATTTTTGACGATCAAGTCACGGCTTCCATAGGTGCGGTTGCGATACAGCAGTCCAACCCTAGCATTATCTGGGCTGGAACAGGAGAAGGAAACCCTCGTAATTCACTCAACGGTGGATACGGGATCTTCAAGTCGCTGGATGCTGGAAAATCCTGGCAATCCATGGGTCTTGAGAAGACCCGACATATTCATAGAGTCGTCATTGACCCTACAAATCCAGATGTTGTTTATGCCGCAGCCATAGGCTCTCCATGGGGCGAGCATCCAGAACGTGGTGTGTTTAAAACTACTGATGGCGGGAAAACCTGGAACAAGATTTTATACACCAACGACAAATCTGGTGCGGCAGATCTAGTGATGGATCCTAGCAATCCCAATAAACTAATAGCAGCCATGTGGGAACACAAGCGTGATCCATGGTTCTTTAAATCTGGTGGTGAAGGTTCTGGTCTCTACATCACTCATGATGGTGGCGCAAACTGGAAAAAAATGACCGATAAGGAAGGTCTTCCAGGCGGTGAGTTGGGACGCATAGGTGTTGCCATAGCTCGCAGCAATCCAAATATTATTTATGCTCTGGTTGAAGCCAAAAAGAATGCCCTCTACAAAAGTGAAGATGGTGGTTTTAACTGGAAAAAGATCAATGACAAGAGTGATATAGGTAACAGACCTTTCTATTACTCTGAAATCTATGTGGATCCTATTAATGAGAACCGCGTGTATTCTGTGTTTACTTATGTCAACGTTTCTGAAGATGGTGGTAAAAACTTTGAACAATTGATGCCAGCTTACGGCGCTAACAATGGTGTGCATCCAGACCACCATGCCTGGTACATACATCCTCAAGATGGCTCCTTTATGATTGATGGAAACGACGGTGGTTTGAACATCACTCGAGATAGAGGTAAATCCTGGAGATTCATAGGTAATTTACCGGTTGCACAATTCTACCATATCAATGTAGATATGGACATACCTTACAATGTTTATGGCGGTATGCAAGATAATGGTAGCTGGCGCGGTCCTGCCTACACCTGGCGCGATCAAGGAATAAGAAATAGCTACTGGCAGGAAATTAGCTTTGGCGATGGTTTTGACGTGGTTCCAGATCCAGACAACAGTCGTTTTGGATATTCCATGAGTCAGCAAGGTTCTGTGCAGCGATTTGACTGGCAGACAGGAAATAACTATAGCGTTAAACCTACACATCCAGATCCAGATGTTGAATTGCGATTCAACTGGAATTCGGCAATAAACATCGATCCATTTGATAGCAGTACTCTGTATTTTGGGAGCCAATTCGTACATAAGTCCACTGACAAAGGTTTGACTTGGACCGTGATCAGTCCAGATTTGACCACTAACGATCCTGAAAAGCAAAAACAAGGAGAATCTGGTGGATTGACCATGGATGCCACTGGAGCAGAAAATCATACCACATTACTTGTCATCGAACCTAGCGCCGCAGAGCGCAATGTTATTTATACAGGATCTGACGACGGTCGCGTTCATGTAACTAAAGATGGCGGCGGCAGCTGGACAGACATTAGTAAAGGACTTAAAGGTCTGCCTGAAGGAAGCTGGATTGCACAAATCAAAGCATCTGCAACTAAAAAAGGTCATGCCCTACTAGTCGCAAATGACTACCGCAGGTTCAACTATGAGCCGTACGCCTACCGCACTACAGATTATGGTAAGAGCTGGAAACGCATTGTAGATGCAGACGATGTAGAAAGCTATACGTTAAGCATAATAGAGGCTCCAGACCAGAACAATCTCATGTTCCTAGGTACAGACGATGGACTTTACATCTCTATTGATGCTGGCGAGAATTGGGTAAAATACACCAATGGTTTCCCTACGGTTTCCGTAAAAGATCTAGTGATTCACCCACGTGAGCAGGATCTTGTAATAGGAACCTTCGGACGTGCCGCATGGGTGCTGGATGACATTAGACCATTGAAGGATATCGCTTCCGCGAAAGCGAAATACGATCAACCCATCAAACTTTTTGAACCGCCTATCGCCTATCAAGCAAGATATCAACAACCTACCGGAAGCCGTTTTGGTGGTGATGCCATTTATCAAGGTGAGAACCGCGGCAGCTCAGGATCTTTCAAATATTACTTTGACAAGGAGCTTTCCAAGCAGGTAGATAGCACGGCCAGAGACACCATACGCCTTAAAATTTACGATGGTGACCGTTTGATCAGGACCTTGGAATCCAAAGCTCCCAAAGAAACAGGAATCTATCAATGGAGCTGGAGACTGCGCGAGAAAGGTGGCAATTATCCATCTCGCAATATCAATAAGAGCAAAAGGGAAAACGCTGGTGTAGATGTATTGCCAGGAACCTATAAAGCAGTAATGGAATATGGTGATGTCACTAGTGAAACCATGATTACCGTTGAGGATGACCCACGAGTGGATGAATTAACCGCAGCAGACCGTAAGGCAAAATATGACGCCATGAAAAAGCTGGAAGCATTGACCCAAGAGGTTTATGAAATCACTCAAAAACTTGCCGAAAACAAAAAAACAGCCACCTCTTTCAACGCTATGCTTAAAGAAAAGGATAAAAAGGCGTATGAAGAACAAATAAAAACCACAGATTCCATAATCAAAGCCATTGAAAATGAACAGGCAAAATACTTTGGTACAATCGATAAGCGACAAGGAATAACGCGCAATCCAGAGGTTACAGTTACCCAACGCATAGGTAGCGCACGTGGATACATCGATAGCCGTCAAGGTCCACAAACCAAAACGGAAAGCCAGTTGTTCGAGCAAGCCCAACAAGCTGCCAACAAAGCCATGACCGAAACGCAACAGTGGCTGGACCAGACATGGGAACCCTACAAAAACGAAATGAAAAATGTCCAGATCAACCTTTGGGAATAG
- a CDS encoding DUF4252 domain-containing protein — protein sequence MKKIITLVLFFALAITANAQNFDEVGNLKHVSETRVTSAMFKMIAGIDSTDPEFAQLMKTVGNLKDLRVYTTDDMNSAQKMRTFTDGMIAKNKMELLMSNKEDGQKFTFHMRKGNTDTKIRELVMFMEDADGNKADTVLLVITGDLDLNEIARITQKMNIPGQKQIEKATQK from the coding sequence ATGAAAAAGATAATAACCCTAGTCCTGTTTTTTGCACTTGCAATAACAGCAAACGCCCAGAATTTTGACGAAGTGGGCAATTTAAAGCACGTGTCAGAAACCAGAGTGACCAGTGCCATGTTCAAAATGATCGCTGGAATAGACAGCACAGATCCAGAATTTGCACAATTGATGAAAACCGTTGGTAACCTTAAAGATTTAAGGGTGTACACCACCGATGATATGAATTCTGCTCAAAAAATGAGAACATTTACAGACGGAATGATTGCCAAAAACAAGATGGAATTATTGATGAGCAATAAGGAAGATGGTCAGAAGTTCACCTTTCATATGCGCAAGGGCAACACAGATACTAAAATACGTGAACTGGTCATGTTCATGGAAGATGCAGATGGCAATAAAGCAGACACGGTTCTTCTAGTCATCACTGGAGACCTTGATCTTAACGAGATTGCTAGAATCACCCAAAAAATGAACATACCAGGCCAGAAGCAGATAGAAAAAGCAACGCAGAAATAA
- a CDS encoding DUF4252 domain-containing protein, with translation MNKLILKIVAISLTVMALLTSCSNEQSLQQFYVDSAEKDGFITTSIPKSIIGVDASKFSPESREAYESIEKVNLIALAAKEDNKNLFLTESAKLDKIFENEKYELLMSHSDDGVKLKMMFDGSQDAIDEIIVYGRSDDMGLGVARILGDDMNVSEIMSMIQEVEIKDINIPGLKSIIGGLGMPVNNMKIETE, from the coding sequence ATGAACAAGCTAATATTAAAAATTGTTGCCATATCACTAACAGTCATGGCGCTATTGACATCATGTAGTAACGAACAATCGCTTCAGCAATTCTATGTAGACAGTGCAGAAAAAGATGGGTTTATCACCACAAGCATTCCTAAGTCCATCATAGGAGTTGATGCTTCAAAATTTTCACCAGAGTCTCGTGAGGCTTATGAATCCATAGAAAAGGTAAACCTCATTGCTTTAGCCGCAAAAGAGGATAATAAGAATCTATTCCTTACAGAATCTGCAAAACTGGATAAGATCTTTGAGAATGAGAAATACGAGTTACTTATGTCACACAGTGATGATGGCGTTAAATTAAAAATGATGTTTGACGGTTCTCAAGATGCGATTGATGAGATTATCGTTTATGGCAGATCAGACGATATGGGATTAGGTGTCGCGAGAATTTTGGGAGATGATATGAATGTGAGCGAGATCATGTCCATGATTCAAGAAGTTGAGATTAAAGACATCAACATTCCAGGCCTAAAATCTATTATAGGTGGACTTGGTATGCCGGTAAATAACATGAAAATAGAAACAGAATAG
- a CDS encoding RNA polymerase sigma factor, with product MNQPTFIATFKEVQQKMYFLSRRLLTSHEEAADAVQETMLKLWEKRSDIKDINNKEAYAMQMVKNYSLDRLKSKQASHLKIVHSNYESADRNAQDELERESQVSMVRKMIAGLPENYRTILHLRDIEHYDYEAIERIMDMKSTAVRVNLSRARKLLKKKIEESYKTEIA from the coding sequence ATGAATCAACCAACTTTCATAGCGACCTTCAAAGAAGTACAGCAAAAAATGTATTTCCTATCCCGCAGACTGCTCACCTCGCATGAAGAGGCTGCAGATGCCGTACAGGAAACCATGTTGAAGCTTTGGGAAAAGCGATCTGATATTAAAGACATCAATAATAAGGAAGCCTATGCGATGCAGATGGTGAAAAATTATTCGCTGGACAGATTAAAGAGTAAACAGGCCAGTCACTTAAAGATTGTACACAGCAATTATGAGTCTGCAGACCGCAATGCTCAAGATGAATTGGAAAGAGAGTCGCAGGTAAGCATGGTGAGAAAAATGATTGCAGGTCTGCCAGAGAATTATAGAACCATACTGCATTTGCGTGATATCGAGCATTACGATTATGAAGCCATCGAGCGCATTATGGACATGAAGTCTACCGCGGTAAGAGTCAATTTAAGCAGGGCACGCAAGTTGCTCAAGAAAAAAATAGAAGAATCATATAAAACCGAAATAGCATGA